Proteins from a genomic interval of Stenotrophomonas sp. 24(2023):
- a CDS encoding LysR family transcriptional regulator: MSVLHNLANLQTFVLAADTRSFVETGRLQGISASAAGKCVARLEHALGVRLFHRSTRSITLTAEGQLFLARCRRILDEAEAARTELAQQSAAPSGTLRISLPLVGDLSLPILAEFMQAYPQIRLELDFTDRLVDVIEEGFDAVLRVAEPSDSRLNARRLGVFPRALVASPRYLATHGEPRTVSDLLQHRCLHYRFPSSGKLEPWPLRWPDGQLPQELPVSMVGNTIEARVALAERDCGIAFVPLHAVRAALADGRLRTVLDDAVHACGVFHLLWPSGRHVLPKLRVFIDFMDARLGSVA; this comes from the coding sequence ATGTCCGTCCTGCACAACCTGGCCAACCTGCAGACCTTCGTGCTGGCCGCCGACACCCGCAGCTTCGTCGAAACCGGCCGCCTGCAGGGCATCTCCGCTTCGGCCGCCGGCAAGTGCGTGGCCCGCCTGGAGCACGCGCTCGGCGTGCGCCTGTTCCACCGCAGCACGCGCAGCATCACCCTCACCGCCGAGGGCCAGCTGTTCCTGGCGCGCTGCCGGCGCATCCTCGATGAAGCCGAGGCCGCACGCACCGAACTGGCCCAGCAGAGCGCGGCCCCCAGCGGCACGCTGCGCATCAGCCTGCCACTGGTGGGCGACCTGTCATTGCCGATCCTCGCCGAGTTCATGCAGGCCTACCCGCAGATCCGGCTGGAACTGGATTTCACCGACCGCCTGGTGGATGTCATCGAGGAAGGCTTCGACGCCGTGCTGCGCGTGGCCGAACCCAGCGATTCGCGGCTCAACGCACGGCGGCTGGGCGTGTTCCCGCGTGCGCTGGTGGCCTCACCGCGCTATCTGGCCACGCACGGCGAACCGCGCACCGTCAGCGATCTGCTGCAGCACCGCTGCCTGCACTACCGCTTCCCCAGCAGCGGCAAGCTCGAGCCCTGGCCGCTGCGCTGGCCCGATGGCCAGCTGCCGCAGGAACTGCCGGTCAGCATGGTGGGCAATACCATCGAAGCGCGCGTGGCCCTGGCCGAGCGCGATTGCGGCATCGCCTTCGTGCCCCTGCACGCCGTGCGCGCCGCACTGGCCGACGGCCGCCTGCGCACCGTGCTCGATGACGCCGTGCATGCGTGCGGCGTGTTCCATCTGCTGTGGCCCTCCGGCCGCCACGTGCTGCCCAAGCTGCGGGTGTTCATCGATTTCATGGATGCCCGCCTGGGCAGCGTGGCCTAG
- a CDS encoding serine hydrolase domain-containing protein translates to MSLAATAVADTSPPVLPAVQAVLADAHPRQLVGAVVRVRRHGRLLHASASGYADREAGRPMQHDQLFRLASVSKPLLAAVLLRLVAEEVLDLDTPVQRWLPAFRPALADGSTPDISLRQLLSHSSGLGYRFLEADAQGPYARAGVSDGLDDAPLSLAENVARLAQAPLLFAPGSQWHYSLGVDVAGAVAETATGQPLQVLFARLLQQPLGLRDTAFSTDQPARLATPYVSDTPQPHRLAEGDVVAPFDGVVGIGYSLRRVLDARRFPSAGAGLVGTADEVLQVLEALRDAPASGLLPPALAAQLGTPQVGEQGPPEPAGWGFGLLGAVLRDPVAGNTPQSPGTWRWGGAYGHSWFVDPAQGLSVVALTNTLYEGMHGAFVDALRDAVYAELRGRS, encoded by the coding sequence ATGTCCCTCGCCGCGACGGCTGTTGCCGATACCTCTCCCCCTGTGTTGCCCGCCGTGCAGGCGGTGCTGGCCGATGCCCATCCCCGGCAGCTGGTCGGTGCGGTGGTGCGGGTGCGCCGGCATGGCCGCCTGCTGCACGCCAGCGCCAGCGGTTACGCCGACCGCGAAGCAGGCCGGCCGATGCAGCACGACCAGCTGTTCCGCTTGGCCTCGGTCAGCAAGCCGTTGCTGGCCGCGGTGCTGCTGCGGCTGGTGGCCGAGGAGGTGCTGGACCTGGACACGCCGGTGCAGCGCTGGCTGCCGGCGTTCCGCCCCGCGCTGGCCGATGGCAGCACGCCCGACATCAGCCTGCGCCAGCTGCTCAGCCACAGCAGCGGGCTGGGCTACCGCTTCCTGGAAGCGGACGCGCAGGGGCCCTATGCGCGCGCCGGGGTCAGTGATGGGCTGGACGATGCGCCGTTGAGCCTGGCCGAGAACGTGGCGCGGCTGGCGCAGGCGCCGTTGCTGTTCGCGCCGGGCAGCCAGTGGCATTACTCGCTGGGTGTGGATGTGGCCGGTGCGGTGGCCGAGACGGCCACCGGACAGCCGCTGCAGGTGCTGTTCGCGCGCCTGCTGCAGCAACCGCTGGGCCTGCGTGATACCGCTTTTTCCACCGACCAGCCGGCGCGGCTGGCCACGCCGTATGTGAGCGATACGCCGCAGCCGCACCGGCTGGCCGAAGGCGACGTGGTGGCACCGTTCGACGGCGTGGTGGGCATCGGCTACAGCCTGCGCCGCGTGCTGGATGCACGGCGCTTCCCGTCGGCGGGTGCCGGCCTGGTCGGCACCGCCGATGAGGTGCTGCAAGTGCTGGAGGCCCTGCGCGATGCGCCGGCCTCGGGGCTGTTGCCGCCAGCACTGGCGGCGCAGCTGGGCACGCCGCAGGTGGGCGAGCAGGGGCCGCCGGAGCCGGCCGGCTGGGGCTTCGGGTTGCTGGGGGCCGTGCTGCGTGACCCGGTGGCCGGCAACACGCCGCAATCACCGGGCACCTGGCGTTGGGGCGGTGCCTATGGCCACAGCTGGTTCGTCGACCCGGCACAGGGGCTGAGCGTGGTGGCGCTGACCAACACCCTCTACGAAGGCATGCACGGTGCGTTCGTCGATGCACTGCGTGATGCGGTGTATGCCGAGCTGCGGGGGCGGTCGTGA
- a CDS encoding EAL domain-containing protein, whose amino-acid sequence MNRAQIIVVGSLLALLAALLPIAAMVYATWDRAIHVEQQRLRGLADRALLRADQSYRAVLESLQTMEASGLEPCSPEHIRRMQALVMRTAAVDQMGYFEDGRLRCTSWGPVTQPVLQPRMDHVTSDGAGIALDVRPEINDRRPMMAVFLGAHDALVDPARLVDVIGEPHLCLALASPDGRLLATQGNPDRTLMQRLLRQPGDGLDGDTLYATARSPEWLAIATGPRTALAATFRQQAWLFVPIGLLLAAAAVGAVVWKSRQRLSLRGELATAIRRRELFMHYQPIIELETGICVGAEALVRWQRPDGSLVRPDLFIPMAEEAGMIADVTDLVIDLVLADMRELLVHDRSAHIAINLAAEDISTGRALRVLGQRMAGTGVLPQQIWLEATERGFLDIDRARTTLAAARRAGHSIAIDDFGVGYSSLQYLAQLPLDALKIDKSFIDAIGTDSATSPVTPHIIGMARELGLWVVAEGVETEAQLAYLHAQQVQFGQGWLFARPLPREEFIAFHARRQQQYGAAREVMQNPRSVDIEREADADAP is encoded by the coding sequence ATGAACCGTGCGCAGATCATCGTCGTGGGCAGCCTGCTGGCGCTGCTGGCGGCCCTGCTGCCCATCGCCGCCATGGTCTATGCCACCTGGGACCGCGCCATCCACGTGGAACAGCAGCGCCTGCGCGGGCTGGCCGACCGCGCCCTGCTGCGTGCCGACCAGTCCTACCGCGCAGTGCTGGAAAGCCTGCAGACCATGGAAGCCAGCGGCCTGGAACCGTGCAGCCCCGAACACATCCGGCGCATGCAGGCCCTGGTGATGCGCACGGCGGCCGTCGACCAGATGGGGTACTTCGAGGATGGGCGCCTGCGGTGCACGTCCTGGGGCCCGGTCACCCAGCCGGTACTGCAGCCCCGCATGGACCATGTCACCAGCGACGGCGCCGGCATCGCCCTGGACGTACGCCCGGAAATCAACGACCGGCGGCCGATGATGGCGGTCTTCCTGGGCGCCCATGACGCGCTGGTGGACCCGGCCCGGCTGGTGGATGTCATCGGCGAACCACACCTGTGCCTGGCGCTGGCCAGCCCGGATGGCCGCCTGCTGGCCACCCAGGGCAACCCCGACCGCACCCTCATGCAGCGCCTGCTGCGCCAGCCCGGCGACGGCCTGGACGGCGATACCCTGTATGCCACCGCGCGCAGCCCGGAATGGCTGGCCATCGCCACCGGCCCACGTACCGCGCTGGCGGCTACCTTCCGCCAGCAGGCCTGGCTGTTCGTGCCGATCGGCCTGCTGCTGGCCGCCGCCGCGGTGGGTGCGGTGGTGTGGAAATCGCGCCAGCGCCTGTCCCTGCGCGGCGAACTGGCCACGGCCATCCGCCGGCGCGAACTGTTCATGCATTACCAGCCGATCATCGAACTGGAAACCGGCATCTGCGTCGGCGCCGAGGCGCTGGTGCGCTGGCAACGCCCGGATGGCAGCCTGGTGCGGCCGGACCTGTTCATTCCCATGGCCGAGGAAGCCGGGATGATCGCCGATGTGACCGACCTGGTCATCGATCTGGTGCTGGCCGACATGCGCGAACTGCTGGTGCACGACCGCAGCGCCCACATCGCCATCAACCTGGCCGCCGAGGACATTTCCACCGGCCGCGCGCTGCGGGTGCTGGGCCAGCGCATGGCCGGCACCGGGGTGCTGCCGCAGCAGATCTGGCTGGAAGCCACCGAACGCGGCTTCCTGGACATCGACCGCGCCCGCACCACCCTGGCCGCCGCGCGCCGCGCCGGCCACAGCATTGCCATCGACGATTTCGGCGTGGGCTATTCCAGCCTGCAGTACCTGGCGCAGCTGCCGCTGGACGCGCTGAAGATCGACAAGTCCTTCATCGATGCCATCGGCACCGACAGCGCCACCAGCCCGGTTACCCCGCACATCATCGGCATGGCGCGCGAGCTGGGCCTGTGGGTGGTGGCCGAAGGCGTGGAAACCGAAGCGCAGCTGGCCTACCTGCATGCCCAGCAGGTGCAGTTCGGCCAGGGCTGGCTGTTCGCCCGCCCGCTGCCGCGCGAGGAATTCATCGCCTTCCATGCGCGCCGCCAGCAGCAGTACGGCGCCGCGCGCGAAGTGATGCAGAACCCGCGCAGCGTGGATATCGAGCGCGAAGCCGACGCCGACGCGCCCTGA
- a CDS encoding MFS transporter — MSGASVDACLPTGAATRLPLPGLLALAGGAFITLLTEALPAGVLRPMGASLGVGDAGVGQLVTVYALGSLLAALPMTALTQRLPRRPLLLAAIAGFAVVNSVTALSSHYGLTLVARFVAGVSAGLLWSLVAGYAARLVVPALQGRAIAVAMVGSPLALSLGIPAGTWLGQALGWRWAFAVMSVLAVLLLGYARLALPALPAAGGGTRTPLLAVWRLPGLRSVLVVMFLYVLAHNVLYTYIAPLAARWARQDMLDGVLLAFGLAALGGIALAGWGVDRHLRGLLWASVAGFGAAAMLLLGQVHLPALLWAAVVLWGLAFGGTATLFQTALARRAGAAADLAQSMLVTGWNLAIAAGGVLGGLLLQLQGAAMLAPAVLVLLLACAVWLAGRPRAWA, encoded by the coding sequence GTGAGCGGGGCGTCGGTGGACGCCTGCCTGCCCACCGGCGCTGCCACGCGCCTGCCGTTGCCGGGGCTGCTGGCATTGGCCGGCGGGGCCTTCATCACCCTGTTGACCGAGGCGCTGCCGGCCGGTGTGCTGCGGCCGATGGGGGCCAGCCTGGGCGTGGGCGATGCCGGCGTGGGCCAGCTGGTGACGGTGTACGCGCTGGGGTCGCTGCTGGCAGCCTTGCCGATGACCGCGCTGACCCAGCGCCTGCCGCGGCGGCCGTTGCTGCTGGCGGCGATTGCCGGCTTTGCCGTGGTCAACAGCGTGACCGCGTTGAGCAGCCACTACGGGCTGACCCTGGTGGCGCGCTTCGTGGCCGGTGTCAGTGCCGGGCTGCTGTGGTCGCTGGTGGCCGGCTATGCGGCGCGGCTGGTGGTGCCGGCGCTGCAGGGGCGGGCCATCGCGGTGGCGATGGTCGGCTCGCCGTTGGCGTTGTCGCTGGGCATTCCGGCCGGCACCTGGCTGGGCCAGGCGCTGGGCTGGCGCTGGGCGTTCGCGGTGATGAGCGTGCTGGCGGTGCTGCTGCTGGGCTATGCGCGTTTGGCGCTACCGGCGTTGCCGGCGGCCGGTGGGGGCACCCGGACACCGTTGCTGGCGGTCTGGCGGCTGCCCGGCCTGCGCAGTGTGCTGGTGGTGATGTTCCTGTACGTGCTGGCACACAACGTGCTCTATACCTACATTGCGCCGTTGGCCGCGCGCTGGGCACGCCAGGACATGCTGGACGGGGTGCTGCTGGCCTTCGGCCTGGCGGCGTTGGGCGGCATCGCACTGGCCGGCTGGGGCGTGGACCGCCATCTGCGTGGGCTGCTGTGGGCCAGCGTTGCCGGTTTCGGGGCTGCCGCCATGCTGCTGCTGGGCCAGGTGCACCTGCCGGCGCTGCTGTGGGCGGCGGTGGTGCTGTGGGGGCTGGCCTTTGGTGGCACGGCCACGCTGTTCCAGACCGCGCTGGCGCGGCGTGCAGGCGCAGCGGCGGATCTGGCGCAGTCGATGCTGGTGACCGGCTGGAACCTGGCCATCGCCGCCGGTGGCGTGCTGGGGGGCCTGCTGCTGCAGCTGCAGGGCGCAGCCATGCTGGCGCCGGCCGTGCTGGTGCTGCTGCTGGCCTGCGCGGTATGGCTGGCCGGCCGCCCCCGGGCCTGGGCGTGA